A region of Caballeronia insecticola DNA encodes the following proteins:
- a CDS encoding SDR family NAD(P)-dependent oxidoreductase, producing the protein MEDLFGKVVLITGGSSGIGAAMAEAFASKGAIVALHFNSGVDDARRIASGIEKKGGKVVMFKADLTDSRQATRLVEEVVQKFGHIDILINNAGSIVARVPLTEADDELIQRVFDINARSMLSVTRSVVPIMKKRGGCTIINLTSQAARTGGSLGTGLYASTKGYITTMTRALAKELVMDGIRVNAIAPGVIDTPIHDGITDQKTIETLKSAIPMRRLGTAKECAGAALFLASEQLASYITGQVIEVNGGQIMP; encoded by the coding sequence ATGGAAGATTTATTCGGAAAGGTCGTTTTGATCACCGGCGGCAGTTCGGGCATTGGAGCGGCGATGGCGGAAGCGTTCGCGAGTAAAGGCGCGATCGTCGCACTTCACTTCAACTCCGGCGTCGATGATGCAAGACGAATCGCATCCGGTATCGAAAAAAAGGGCGGCAAGGTTGTCATGTTCAAAGCCGATCTTACGGATTCTCGACAAGCGACAAGATTAGTCGAAGAGGTGGTCCAAAAGTTTGGGCATATCGATATCCTCATCAACAACGCAGGCAGCATCGTAGCGCGCGTGCCGCTGACCGAAGCGGATGACGAACTGATTCAACGTGTATTCGACATCAACGCAAGGTCAATGCTTTCCGTCACGCGATCGGTCGTCCCCATCATGAAAAAACGCGGCGGCTGCACGATTATCAATCTCACTTCTCAGGCGGCCCGAACGGGAGGCAGCCTCGGAACGGGTCTATATGCGTCGACGAAAGGCTATATCACCACGATGACGCGTGCCCTCGCCAAAGAGTTGGTGATGGACGGCATTCGCGTCAACGCGATAGCGCCCGGCGTCATCGACACGCCGATTCACGACGGAATAACCGATCAGAAAACAATAGAAACGCTCAAGTCCGCAATTCCAATGCGCAGACTCGGAACGGCAAAGGAATGCGCGGGCGCGGCACTGTTTCTCGCGAGCGAGCAACTCGCGAGTTACATCACGGGGCAGGTTATCGAAGTCAACGGCGGACAAATCATGCCGTAA
- a CDS encoding epoxide hydrolase family protein, which translates to MHIEPFQIAVPDDQIADLHRRLRASRQPPMTPSDPWRQGMDATWLHELTRYWSDAFDWRAAERELNRQPQFIAEVDGRRVHFVHRRGTGPKPYPVVITHGWPGSFFEFHALTEMLCDPASFGADPDDAFDVVVPSLPGFAFSDAPATAGTSAFQVADQWAALMQGLGYERFGAQGGDLGAGVSVALAARHQARVDGIHLNFLPSSYEPAVDAARAPLTAAEEDYLRAKSEWAALEGGYAHMHATKPQTVATALNDSPAGLAAWICEKFRAWSDCDGDIERCFSKDDLLTNLSLYWHTQSIGTAMQMYWENRLQPMRFAAGERVLPPVGFARFPKEIHRPPREWLERVFNVVQWSDMPRGGHFAAMEQPELLAAEIRVFFRRFR; encoded by the coding sequence ATGCATATCGAGCCATTTCAGATTGCCGTTCCCGACGACCAGATCGCCGATCTGCACCGGCGCCTGCGCGCAAGCCGCCAGCCCCCGATGACGCCATCGGACCCGTGGCGTCAGGGCATGGATGCGACGTGGTTGCATGAGCTGACGCGCTATTGGTCCGACGCCTTCGACTGGCGCGCGGCGGAACGTGAACTGAACCGGCAGCCGCAATTCATCGCCGAGGTCGATGGCCGGCGCGTGCACTTCGTGCATCGGCGTGGGACGGGGCCGAAGCCTTATCCGGTTGTCATCACGCATGGCTGGCCGGGATCATTCTTTGAGTTCCATGCGCTCACGGAGATGCTGTGCGATCCGGCATCCTTCGGCGCGGATCCCGACGATGCCTTCGATGTCGTCGTGCCTTCGCTGCCCGGCTTTGCTTTCTCGGACGCGCCTGCAACAGCGGGTACATCCGCGTTTCAGGTGGCCGACCAATGGGCCGCGCTGATGCAAGGTCTGGGCTATGAACGCTTCGGCGCGCAGGGCGGCGATCTCGGCGCGGGTGTCTCGGTGGCGCTGGCGGCGCGGCATCAGGCGCGGGTGGATGGCATCCATCTCAACTTTCTGCCGAGTTCGTACGAACCCGCCGTCGATGCCGCGCGTGCTCCGCTCACGGCAGCCGAAGAGGACTACCTGCGCGCCAAAAGCGAATGGGCCGCGCTCGAAGGCGGCTATGCCCACATGCACGCCACCAAACCGCAGACGGTGGCCACGGCGCTCAACGACTCACCGGCGGGACTTGCCGCATGGATCTGCGAAAAGTTTCGCGCATGGAGTGACTGCGATGGCGATATCGAGCGTTGCTTCTCGAAAGACGATCTGCTGACGAATCTCTCGCTTTACTGGCATACGCAAAGCATCGGCACGGCCATGCAGATGTATTGGGAGAACCGCTTGCAGCCGATGCGCTTCGCGGCGGGTGAACGCGTCTTGCCGCCGGTGGGCTTTGCACGCTTCCCGAAGGAAATCCATCGGCCGCCGCGCGAATGGCTCGAACGCGTCTTCAATGTCGTGCAATGGAGCGACATGCCGCGCGGCGGCCATTTCGCGGCGATGGAGCAACCCGAACTCCTCGCCGCCGAGATACGCGTGTTCTTCAGACGCTTTCGCTAG